Proteins encoded together in one Acholeplasma hippikon window:
- a CDS encoding DUF4250 domain-containing protein, with product MIKDPQILLSYINTKLRDFYKSIDELCDALDLSKDEIDEVLNEKGYYYDASVNQYKLI from the coding sequence ATGATTAAAGATCCTCAAATTTTATTAAGTTACATTAACACAAAATTAAGAGATTTTTATAAATCAATCGATGAGTTATGTGATGCACTCGATTTATCAAAAGATGAAATCGATGAAGTATTAAATGAAAAAGGTTATTACTATGATGCATCAGTCAACCAATATAAATTGATTTAA
- the phaZ gene encoding intracellular short-chain-length polyhydroxyalkanoate depolymerase: protein MEKKSISIGKEELFYYDINKGNRVILAIHGNSSSSAYYSPLFDKVEEGFRLIAPDLRGYGDSSYNERVTSLKDFANDLNLFLEKLNVDVVDVIGWSLGGGVVMELAANYPNKVKTLTLLSSTTHKGYPIFKKNEQGQAKFGEVYESVDTLQFDPVQVVPLQTAYQMKNFDFVKYIYDVTIYTGKNKPTEEQTKLWILDTLKQRNLVDADWALATLNMSNEVGFYGMGTDTIKNITQPTLHLWGNKDLIVPEFMMLDNMRAIKNSINKVYDGCGHSLLVDEITFFNDVIEFIKSN, encoded by the coding sequence ATGGAAAAGAAAAGTATTTCAATCGGCAAAGAAGAATTATTTTATTACGATATTAACAAAGGAAACCGCGTGATTTTAGCCATTCATGGGAATTCTAGTTCAAGTGCTTACTACAGTCCTTTATTTGATAAAGTAGAAGAAGGGTTTAGACTTATAGCACCAGATCTTCGTGGGTATGGAGATTCTTCATACAATGAACGTGTGACGTCATTAAAAGATTTTGCGAATGACTTAAATCTTTTCTTAGAAAAATTAAATGTAGATGTCGTTGATGTGATTGGTTGGAGTTTAGGTGGTGGGGTTGTTATGGAATTAGCAGCTAACTATCCAAATAAAGTTAAAACACTCACATTATTAAGTTCTACAACACATAAAGGATATCCAATCTTTAAGAAAAATGAACAAGGTCAAGCTAAATTTGGTGAGGTCTATGAAAGTGTAGATACACTTCAATTTGACCCTGTTCAAGTGGTTCCACTACAAACAGCTTACCAAATGAAAAATTTTGACTTCGTAAAATATATATATGATGTCACAATTTATACAGGTAAAAATAAACCAACTGAAGAACAAACTAAACTTTGGATTTTAGACACACTTAAACAAAGAAATTTAGTAGATGCTGACTGGGCATTAGCAACTTTAAATATGTCAAATGAAGTTGGTTTCTATGGTATGGGAACTGACACAATAAAAAATATTACGCAACCAACTTTACATCTATGGGGAAACAAAGATTTAATTGTTCCTGAATTTATGATGTTAGATAATATGCGAGCAATCAAAAATTCAATCAATAAAGTTTATGATGGATGTGGACATTCACTTTTAGTGGATGAAATTACATTCTTTAATGATGTGATTGAATTTATTAAATCAAATTAA
- a CDS encoding Fic family protein — protein MGGSTTTKPNDVSVAMASLIGKYENKETFSFEDIIEFHYNFEIIHSFHDGNGRVGRLIAFIECLRHGIVPFTIDESIKLFYYRELKEWKNEKGYLIDTCLAGHDKYKKLMGIFEINYS, from the coding sequence TTGGGCGGAAGTACGACAACTAAACCAAATGATGTATCTGTTGCCATGGCATCTTTAATTGGTAAATACGAAAATAAAGAAACATTTTCTTTTGAAGACATTATCGAATTTCATTATAATTTTGAAATTATTCACTCATTCCATGATGGAAATGGTAGAGTAGGGAGATTAATTGCTTTTATAGAATGCTTAAGACACGGGATAGTTCCATTTACTATTGATGAAAGTATAAAATTGTTTTATTATCGTGAATTAAAAGAATGGAAAAACGAAAAAGGTTATCTAATAGATACCTGTTTGGCAGGTCATGACAAATATAAAAAGTTAATGGGTATCTTTGAAATAAATTATTCATGA
- a CDS encoding acetate/propionate family kinase has protein sequence MKVIAVNAGSSSLKFQLLQMPEEIELASGIVERIGKSDAIFQMKFNGEKHKLVLEILNHKDAADIVIKNLLDYGVIKDLKEINGVGHRIVQGGETFKDSVLVTDEVIKQISDLSDLAPLHNPANVTGILSFKEVLNEVPHVAVFDTTFHQTMEPINYLYATPYEWYENHKVRKYGFHGTSHQYVSHRAAEILNNPKAKIVVAHIGNGASLSAVKDLKSVNTSMGLTPLDGLPMGTRSGAIDPAILGYIAKKENMSLEEVLEALNKKSGYLGVSGLSNDSRDLEEAIKQGHERAKLAIDLQVKSIVNYIAQYYVELGGLDAICFTAGIGENASDFREQIVEKLAPLGVILDKEANKLRGERLISTPESKVKVFIIPTNEEVMIARDVLRVGFQA, from the coding sequence ATGAAGGTTATTGCAGTCAATGCCGGTAGTTCAAGTTTAAAATTCCAACTACTGCAAATGCCAGAAGAAATTGAATTAGCATCTGGAATTGTTGAAAGAATTGGTAAATCAGATGCTATTTTTCAAATGAAATTTAATGGCGAAAAACATAAATTAGTTTTAGAAATTTTAAATCATAAAGATGCTGCGGATATTGTAATCAAAAACTTACTTGATTATGGTGTTATTAAAGATCTTAAAGAAATTAATGGTGTTGGTCACCGTATCGTTCAAGGCGGAGAAACATTTAAAGACTCTGTTTTAGTAACTGATGAAGTGATCAAGCAAATCTCTGATTTAAGCGATTTAGCACCACTTCATAACCCAGCAAACGTCACAGGTATTTTAAGCTTTAAAGAAGTTTTAAATGAAGTGCCACACGTTGCTGTGTTTGATACAACATTCCATCAAACAATGGAACCAATCAACTATTTATATGCAACTCCATATGAATGGTATGAAAACCATAAGGTTAGAAAATACGGTTTCCATGGCACAAGTCATCAATATGTTTCACATCGAGCAGCTGAGATTTTAAATAATCCAAAGGCTAAGATTGTTGTGGCTCATATTGGTAATGGTGCATCATTATCTGCGGTTAAAGACTTAAAGAGTGTTAATACTTCAATGGGATTAACACCACTAGATGGTCTACCAATGGGGACACGTAGTGGTGCAATCGACCCTGCAATTTTAGGTTATATTGCTAAAAAAGAAAATATGAGCCTAGAAGAAGTATTAGAAGCATTAAATAAAAAATCAGGTTATCTTGGTGTATCAGGATTATCAAATGACTCAAGAGATTTAGAAGAAGCAATTAAACAAGGACATGAACGTGCAAAACTTGCTATTGATTTACAAGTGAAATCAATTGTAAATTACATTGCACAATATTATGTTGAATTAGGTGGTTTAGACGCGATCTGTTTTACTGCTGGAATTGGAGAAAATGCCTCTGATTTTAGAGAACAAATTGTAGAAAAATTAGCACCACTTGGCGTTATCTTAGATAAAGAAGCTAATAAACTACGCGGAGAAAGATTAATTTCTACACCAGAATCAAAAGTGAAAGTGTTCATCATTCCTACAAATGAAGAAGTGATGATAGCACGTGATGTATTAAGAGTAGGATTTCAAGCATAA
- a CDS encoding GNAT family N-acetyltransferase, translated as MEYIEIDKKHPPLEVLNLTLKDNQKAYLDPLPVMLKEYENKDQWKAFSIHLDDECHTTIGFAISGRHGNHNTWIEDLMIDKNYQGKGYGTEAIKHLITFLVDTYHIKHVYLSCCSTNTYAFNIYSKLGFKKTNRVNEYNEDILVYTVK; from the coding sequence ATGGAATATATAGAGATAGACAAGAAACACCCACCACTAGAAGTTTTAAATTTAACTTTAAAAGATAATCAAAAAGCGTATTTAGACCCACTACCAGTCATGCTTAAAGAATATGAAAACAAAGACCAATGGAAGGCATTTTCAATCCATTTAGATGATGAATGTCACACAACCATAGGATTTGCGATTTCTGGAAGACACGGTAATCATAACACATGGATTGAAGATTTAATGATTGATAAAAACTATCAAGGTAAAGGTTATGGAACAGAAGCAATTAAACATTTAATTACTTTCTTAGTAGATACATACCACATTAAACACGTTTATTTATCATGTTGTTCAACCAATACTTATGCATTTAACATTTATAGCAAATTAGGGTTTAAGAAAACCAATCGTGTAAACGAGTATAATGAAGACATCCTCGTTTATACTGTAAAGTAA
- a CDS encoding alpha/beta hydrolase: protein MKRIIKWTVISIASLFLLLIVGLTIYASNAYKPLDEMYEAIEQLDTSSITVKETFDSYQLTVNHPKGQIVIIPGGLVYTESYLFLAYNLSLKGYNVTVAKALFHLSILTPNYTKKFLSNTLPNIIIGHSLGGTVAGMIAHDNTKVDHLILLASYTTTQIKHASVLLITAENDLVLNKSAYDNSLSNYETYTEIKIEGGNHAGFGWYGNQKGDGIGTITTKNQQQQVIDLITEYLE, encoded by the coding sequence ATGAAAAGAATAATTAAATGGACAGTAATTAGTATAGCGTCATTATTTTTACTTTTAATAGTGGGATTAACAATATATGCATCAAATGCGTATAAACCTCTTGATGAAATGTATGAAGCTATAGAGCAACTAGATACATCATCTATTACAGTAAAAGAAACATTTGATAGTTATCAGTTAACAGTTAATCATCCTAAAGGACAAATTGTTATTATTCCCGGAGGGTTAGTATATACTGAAAGTTATTTGTTCTTAGCATATAATTTATCTTTAAAGGGGTATAATGTTACAGTAGCTAAAGCATTATTCCACTTATCGATATTAACACCAAATTATACAAAAAAGTTCTTATCAAATACCTTACCTAACATCATAATTGGTCATTCACTTGGTGGAACAGTTGCAGGTATGATTGCTCATGATAATACAAAGGTAGATCATTTAATTTTATTGGCAAGTTATACAACAACACAAATTAAACATGCATCCGTTTTATTGATTACAGCAGAAAATGATTTGGTTTTGAATAAATCAGCATATGACAATAGTTTATCTAATTATGAAACATACACTGAAATAAAAATTGAAGGTGGAAATCATGCTGGTTTTGGATGGTATGGCAATCAAAAAGGTGATGGTATTGGAACCATTACAACAAAAAATCAGCAACAACAAGTTATTGATTTAATTACTGAATATTTAGAATGA